The sequence GCAGCGTACTCTTTTTCCTCTTTTTTCTTACGGGTTTACGTGACGCTGACTTGGTTTTCATATCTAATTATCTCGAGATTTTAATGTTTGTCAATAGCGTATTGCACTAACTCCGCTCCTCCCCGTCATTCTTCCAGCACAGCTCCCTTCCCCCATCCTCCGTTTCTCCTCTTTCTCCCTTGTCATTCTGAGCGAAGCGAAGAATCTCCCTTTACTAACGCTCCCAACGTCCTGTTCCTTTCCAAATCCGAATTCCGAAATCCGAAATGCCTTTATTCTCCGTTTCTCCCTTTCCCCGTTTCTCCCGCTCTCCGTCTCTCCCATTCTCCCTTCCCCCTCCGCCCTACGCAGAGCGTTGACATTTATGCTTTTATGGATAAGATTATGTTAAAAGGAGTCAAATGAAAATGAAGATATTACCCATAGCAATGTGTGCCGTCTGCCTTCTGACGTACGGCATCGATATGGAAAAAATAATCGACAAAACAGTCGAGAAATATGAAAATCTCAACAGTTTCTATGCGGAATTTCAGCAGACACTCTGTGATGAATCAAGCGGAATGTGTATGAGTTATGAAGGAAAGATATATTACCTCAAACCCAATTTTTTCCGTCTGGAAATGGATGATCCGAAACAGATATATGTAGGCGACAGTGTCTCTCTCTGGATATACATACCGTCGAAGAAAAAGGCGATACGACAGAGTCTCGGCGAAGTTCCTTTCCACATAAATCCAGATATGTTTTTGAAAAACTACAAAGAAAGATTCAACGCGGAATTGACCGGTGAAGAAGGCGATTACGTGTATATCACCTTGACACCTAAGAAGCAGACTGAAATCTACAACAACATAGTTATAAAGATACATAAAGATAAATTTGAGATCGCCGGGATCAATGTAACGGATGCCGCTGGGCAGGAGAATAAATTCGATTTTGAAAAAATCGAGATGAACAAGAAGCTTTCAAAAGAACTGTTTCATTTCGCACCACCGGAAGGTACCAAGATAGATGAATACTGATTTCTTAATGGATGACAGATGCTTCGCATGCGGCGCTGCAAACAGCAACGGGCTTCAATTACAGATAGAAGAAACCGCAGACGGTGTAAGAGCGGTGATAAGACCGCCCAAATGGTCTCAGGGTTATAAAGAAATGGTCCACGGCGGAATCATATCGACGATCCTCGATGAAATGACGGTGTGGGCGGCGTTTAAAAAGGGCCATCGATGTGTCACTGCTGAATTGACTGTACGGATAAAAAAAGCGATGAAGGTAGCTGAAGAATATCTCGCAACCGGAAGAGTGTTGAGAATAAAACACAGATTAGTGGAAGCCGAATCAGAAATAACAGACAGAGATAATGAAACCGTCGCCTTTGCCCGCGCCAAATTGATAAAGATTCAATGATTACATCTTAATCAGTATGAGGGTGAACTTAATCTCCTTGGGGTGTCCCAAGGCACTCGTTGATTCAGAAAAGATACTCGGCGCCCTCGGAGCATCCGGTATCTGTATAACCACCTCCATAACCGACAGCGATATCATAATCCTAAATACCTGCGGTTTTATCGAACCGGCGCTGCGGGAAACCGAAGCAGAGATCGAAACGCTCTCAAAATATGTGAAGGAAACCGGCAAAAGGCTCTATGTATTCGGGTGTGCCGTGAACCGATTTAAACAAAGACTGAAAGATAAGTATCCTCAGGTAACGAAGTGGTTCACCCTTGAACAGACCAGAGAGCTTATTCGGACAATAAAGGCTGAAGCTGCTGATATCGAAAGCAGGCTGCTGTCCACAAAAGGATATGCCTATCTGAAGATCGCGGACGGCTGTTCAAATTACTGCAGCTACTGCACCATTCCTTTTATCAAAGGTGAATACAGAAGCGTCGAGATGAAGAGTCTGACGGCTGAGGCGGTTGAACTGACAAAACTCGGAGCCAAAGAGATAATACTCATCGCTCAGGACACCACTGCCTATGGTATTGATATCTATAAAAAACCCATGCTCGTACCGCTCATCAAAAACCTGACTGAAATCCGTGACATCGAATGGATAAGGATTATGTACGCTCACCCGAAGACCATTTCTGAAGAGATGATTTCCGAGATTATGGCCAATGACAAGGTTTGCAAATATATCGACCTGCCGATTCAGCACATCAATGACCGAATCCTCCGTCTTATGAACCGCGGTGTTGAACGACACCGCATCGAAGAGGTGATCCACCGTCTTATGAATATTAAAGGAATTTCTATAAGAACGACCGTAATCGTCGGTTTTCCGACTGAAACAAACGATGAATTTGAAGAACTCCTCGATTTTCTCAAGGCAGTGGAATTTGACTGGATCGGCGTATTTCCTTATTTCAAGGAGCCGGGCACAAAGGCTGCGGCTCTGCCCCAGGTGCCGGATGAATTGATTAACCAGCGGTTTGAAACACTAATCGCCCTTCAAAAAGAGAAGATGACAACGCGAAACCGAAAGATGCTCGGAACTGTTCAGAAAACCATAATCCACCGACGCAACGGAGATTTCATCGGACACTGCCGGTCGTCAGCGCCGGATATCGACAGCAACATCGTAATCAAATCATCAGAACTGGAACTGGGCGGCATTTATGACATAAAAATCACCGGCATGGATGAATATGACCTGCACGGCGTTGCGGTTAAACA is a genomic window of candidate division WOR-3 bacterium containing:
- the rimO gene encoding 30S ribosomal protein S12 methylthiotransferase RimO translates to MRVNLISLGCPKALVDSEKILGALGASGICITTSITDSDIIILNTCGFIEPALRETEAEIETLSKYVKETGKRLYVFGCAVNRFKQRLKDKYPQVTKWFTLEQTRELIRTIKAEAADIESRLLSTKGYAYLKIADGCSNYCSYCTIPFIKGEYRSVEMKSLTAEAVELTKLGAKEIILIAQDTTAYGIDIYKKPMLVPLIKNLTEIRDIEWIRIMYAHPKTISEEMISEIMANDKVCKYIDLPIQHINDRILRLMNRGVERHRIEEVIHRLMNIKGISIRTTVIVGFPTETNDEFEELLDFLKAVEFDWIGVFPYFKEPGTKAAALPQVPDELINQRFETLIALQKEKMTTRNRKMLGTVQKTIIHRRNGDFIGHCRSSAPDIDSNIVIKSSELELGGIYDIKITGMDEYDLHGVAVKQRGVDLKADRK
- the lolA gene encoding outer membrane lipoprotein chaperone LolA, translating into MKMKILPIAMCAVCLLTYGIDMEKIIDKTVEKYENLNSFYAEFQQTLCDESSGMCMSYEGKIYYLKPNFFRLEMDDPKQIYVGDSVSLWIYIPSKKKAIRQSLGEVPFHINPDMFLKNYKERFNAELTGEEGDYVYITLTPKKQTEIYNNIVIKIHKDKFEIAGINVTDAAGQENKFDFEKIEMNKKLSKELFHFAPPEGTKIDEY
- a CDS encoding PaaI family thioesterase — its product is MNTDFLMDDRCFACGAANSNGLQLQIEETADGVRAVIRPPKWSQGYKEMVHGGIISTILDEMTVWAAFKKGHRCVTAELTVRIKKAMKVAEEYLATGRVLRIKHRLVEAESEITDRDNETVAFARAKLIKIQ